DNA sequence from the Parasphingorhabdus cellanae genome:
TACAAGTACCGGTAATTTGGTATCAACGCGGACGTCTTCCCAGATCAACACGGATGTGGGCGACCAGTTATTGACTGCAAATACAACCAATATGACCGCCAATATGACCCAGAAAAGCGTTTTAATAAACTGCATACGAAACCCTCATTTGCGCATTTTTTTACATATTACGCGTAAATTCGATCAGTGACCAGAGTTGTTACTATTTAGGGTTAAGCTAAAGACTTATTCACCAAAAACGCGGGCAAAAATCGTATCGATATGCTTGAAGTGATAATCCAGATTAAACCGTTCTTCCAGCTCGGCATCTGACAACTTCCCGGTGACATCAGGATCGGCTTTGAGCAGATCGAGCAGTGCGATTTCGCCATCCGATTCCCAAACCTTCATAGCGTTGCGTTGAACAATCCGGTAACTGTCTTCGCGGCTGATACCCGCTTGAGTCAGCGCCAGCAGAACCCGCTGAGAGTGCACAAGGCCGCCCATCCGATCGAGATTTTTCTGCATACGCTCTGGATAGATGAGCAGTTTTTCAATGACTCCGGTTAGACGGGCGAGGGCAAAGTCCAAGGTGATCGTGGCATCAGGGCCGATCATGCGCTCGACCGAACTGTGCGAGATATCGCGCTCATGCCACAAGGCGACATTTTCCATCGCGGGCAGAGCATAGCTGCGCACCATGCGAGCAAGACCGGTCAGATTTTCGGTCAGAATCGGGTTGCGCTTGTGCGGCATTGCGCTGGAGCCTTTTTGACCCGGCGAAAAATATTCCTCGGCTTCCAGCACTTCGGTGCGTTGCAAATGGCGAATTTCAACCGCAAGTCGCTCTACGGAGGAAGCTACAACCGCCAGCGTGGCAAAATATTGTGCATGGCGGTCGCGGGGAATGACTTGTGTTGAGACAGGCTCAATTTCGAGACCCATTTTTTCCGCCACATGCGCTTCGACCTTGGGATCGATATTGGCAAACGTGCCGACCGCGCCGGATATGGCACAGGTTGCGACTTCCTTGCGCGCGAGGACCAGTCGATCGCGATTTCGTTCAAATTCGGCATAAGCCTGCGCCAGTTTCATTCCGAAGGTGACGGGCTCGCCATGAATACCGTGGCTGCGGCCGATGGTCGGGGTCAATTTATGCTCATAAGCACGGGTTTTGATCGCCGCGAGCAGCTTGTCCATATCGGCCAGCAAAATATCGGTGGCGCGGGTCAGCTGCACCGCAACGCACGTGTCGAGTACGTCGCTCGACGTCATGCCTTGATGCATGAAACGCGCCTCTTCACCGACATTTTCGGCAACATTCGTCAGAAAGGCGATGACATCATGCTTCACTTCGCGTTCAATCTCGTCAATCCGCGCAACGTCAAATTTCCCTTTGGCCCAGATCGCTGCTGCTGCTTCCTTGGGAACCACGCCTAATTCAGCGAGCGCATCAGTGGCATGCGCTTCTATTTCAAACCAGATTTGGAACTTGGATTCAGGCTCCCAAATGGCAACCATTTCGGGGCGGGAATAGCGCGGTATCATTTTTTCTTTCCTTGAAACTGAAAAAGCTGGTTTAATCCAGACTTTAGATGATCTGAGAATTGCCGCCCCGCTAGCAGCTACATAATGAGTCGGCAATGTGTGGCGCTGAGGGAATGGCACAACAGGGAGAATAATATGCGTCTGGCAGTATTAACCGGCGGCGGCGACGTTCCGGGCCTCAACCCTTGCATCCGGTCAATTGCGATGTCGGCTTGGCAGCGCGGCTGGGATGTTATTGGCCTGCGCCGGGGCTGGGAAGGGGTGCTGGAGACCGATCCGACGGATCCCTGGTCGCTGGAAAATTCCGCGATGGTGCTCGACAAGGATGCGGTGCGCGGGATTGACCGGCAAGGTGGAACCATATTGCACAGCTCTCGGTGTGACCCGCGGGTAACCCCCGACGGAGATCAGACACAAAAGGTTCTCGACATATTGGATGCACTGAAAGTGGATGCTCTCATCACAATGGGCGGTGATGGTACATTGCGGTTTTCAGCCCATCTCGCCAGTTTGGGGCGCAATGTGATTTCCATCCCGAAGACGATGGATAACGATGTTTTTGGTACCGATTATTGTATCGGCTTTTCCACTGCTGTCACACGGTCAGTGGAAGCGATTAATGCGCTCCGAACCACGGTAGCGAGCCATGAACGGATAGCCGTTATCGAGCTGTTCGGGCGCCGGTCCGGAGAGACCGCTTTGTTATCCGGTTTTCTGTCTCAGGCTGATCGTACCGTTATTGCAGAAGTACCGGTGGATATTGATCAGCTATTGCCGCTATTGCTTGCAGACAAAGCAAATAATCCGGAAAGTTACGCCATTTGCCTGGTGTCAGAAGGCGCCAAGTTGGCAGGCAACGAAGTTGATGACGCCGAGATCAGCAAATCCAACACCAATCGTATCGGCGTGAATATCGGTACTCAATTGGCGAGAGAAATCGAGGCGCGGTCGCCCGAACGCACCATCGTGCAGGAATTGGCCTATCTGATGCGCGCTGGCGAACCCGATGCGATGGATCGGATGGTCGGCTTTGCATTTGGCGCTTTGGCGGTGCAGCTAATAGAGGAGGGCCGGACGTCCAACATGGTTTGCCTGACCGACGGCAATTATGGCGTTGTGCCTATTGGAACGCTGCTGGAAGGCACCAAAGGCGTGAATGTTTCTGGTTTATATGATGCGCGTCAATATCGCGCCAATCTTGTGCAGATAGAGGACATGCCGATGTTTCTATATTGAGCGCATGGGGACGGCTGTAACTATTAAGCCGTCGCGACGAATAGGGTGATGAGGGGATCACGAAATGACTATCGACCAAGCTGTTTTGCAAGAAGAACGCCTGTCACCATTTTTGCGAGTTACACTCCGAATATGGGTAAAGACCTATCGCTCAATCATATCGTTGATCAGCCCGCTTTTTGATCTACTGGTTCGACTATTTGTCGCGCAGGCTATATTCCGCTCGGGCGTCGTAAAATTG
Encoded proteins:
- the purB gene encoding adenylosuccinate lyase, encoding MIPRYSRPEMVAIWEPESKFQIWFEIEAHATDALAELGVVPKEAAAAIWAKGKFDVARIDEIEREVKHDVIAFLTNVAENVGEEARFMHQGMTSSDVLDTCVAVQLTRATDILLADMDKLLAAIKTRAYEHKLTPTIGRSHGIHGEPVTFGMKLAQAYAEFERNRDRLVLARKEVATCAISGAVGTFANIDPKVEAHVAEKMGLEIEPVSTQVIPRDRHAQYFATLAVVASSVERLAVEIRHLQRTEVLEAEEYFSPGQKGSSAMPHKRNPILTENLTGLARMVRSYALPAMENVALWHERDISHSSVERMIGPDATITLDFALARLTGVIEKLLIYPERMQKNLDRMGGLVHSQRVLLALTQAGISREDSYRIVQRNAMKVWESDGEIALLDLLKADPDVTGKLSDAELEERFNLDYHFKHIDTIFARVFGE
- a CDS encoding 6-phosphofructokinase, translated to MRLAVLTGGGDVPGLNPCIRSIAMSAWQRGWDVIGLRRGWEGVLETDPTDPWSLENSAMVLDKDAVRGIDRQGGTILHSSRCDPRVTPDGDQTQKVLDILDALKVDALITMGGDGTLRFSAHLASLGRNVISIPKTMDNDVFGTDYCIGFSTAVTRSVEAINALRTTVASHERIAVIELFGRRSGETALLSGFLSQADRTVIAEVPVDIDQLLPLLLADKANNPESYAICLVSEGAKLAGNEVDDAEISKSNTNRIGVNIGTQLAREIEARSPERTIVQELAYLMRAGEPDAMDRMVGFAFGALAVQLIEEGRTSNMVCLTDGNYGVVPIGTLLEGTKGVNVSGLYDARQYRANLVQIEDMPMFLY